TCTTATACTTTAGTATTTTAAATGCATTATCATGTTCATTTCCCCAATGAAATTCTCTTCCCTCAAATCTAATTTGATGCAATCTAGTGCAACTATGGGGAAAAAGAAGAATAAACTTTCTCATAAATTGTGGGGCTCCTATTAAACCCATAATTCCCATAGCACTCTTTGGTGTACGTCAAATTacaattgcttctattttagttGGGTCTAATTCTCCTTCCACATGCCCTAAATAAACCAATGTTTCCACATTTCTTTAGATAGCATAGTAATTGTTTCTCTTTAACCTTAGCATAACTTAATTAATATGGACAAATTGTTTCCCAAATTGCACAAAAAAGTAGGATGTCATCTAGATAGACTATAACAAACTATTTATGTAATAGCTTAATACATCATTCACCCATCTCATAAACCAAAAAGTAGTACTAACTATTCATAAAAACCTTGCTTTGTTTTGAAAGCAATCTTCCTTGTGTCTTCTTCTTTATTCGCACATGATGATAGCTGGACTTGAGATCCAACTTGGCAAAATAATTAGCATGTCATGGTTGGTCTAACCGATCAACAATCCTTGGAATAAGATGCTTCTACTAAGGTGATTTTGCAGAGAactctataatcaatacacattcttcaagaaccATCTTACTATCACCTATAGTTGACCCACTAGGTGAAGTGCTAGGGCAACTAAACCCTTGCTCCAATAGCTCTTGAGGTAGCCTCTTGTTCTTATTGCTCTCTAGTAGTGATTGTTGGTACAACTTGATATTAAGAAAAGGGGATTCTTGTGGCAATTGAATATAATGCTCCACCTCCCTTCTTGGTGATAATACATTTGGCCTTTGTGAAAATGGAAGTGCTTCATCTAAGCCTTTCAATTTAGacttcatgatttcttgaattaACTTAATGGTGCAATTAAAACTTACTATAGCTACTTTAGTTGTGCTTTGGTGCCCTTtgattatgtacttaattcaaagcTTGATTCATTTATACTTACTTGCCCTTGCCATAGAGATAaaacatctaaaataaagataaGGACTACAAAGAACAATATCAAAAATGTCAAGAGGAACTACATTTGTTCCAATCTTGTCTATGTATTGTGTACTTGGCCTATATTTATTaaccttgaaccaatttgttaCTTGTATCTCTATAGAACAAACCATTTAAACAAACTTTCTAAAATAAGATTCCATTGTGAACTAGTATCAATACATTTACTCTAGTCTTCTTACTTTGTAACTTCAAAGCAAAAGTGTGTTCATATTCTCAAGTTAATCTCTTTCCTTAGTGGCTATGCCATTCAAGTTTGTCTCCTCTATCCAAATTATTCTCTATTTCAATGCCATCATCTTGGATGCTTAATATAGATATCTTAATTTCATACTTCTCTTTTCCCTTATTTCAAgaatgtagttcaagatgaagctTCTAACATTTGGAATTTATAGGTCCATCTATCTTAAAATGGCTATAATTATTGTGTTTTGATCCTCTTTTTGCACAAAACtattaattttctttttgattACCATTATTTTTACGTTTGTGTTCTATaatcctcttctcctcctcttttatgCAATAAACTTGAGCACATGCCTCCTCCAAGTCCTTTAGATTGGTAGTGATAATTGCTCTTCAAATGGAGCCCATCGACATACTTTGTCGTTATGTCCTCATCCTCTAATCCATCCCATTTTTCATAGCTTGCCAATGGAATTTCTTAGTGTAATCCTACAAAGTTTGACCACTTTGTTGTTCATGGTATACCCATTTAATCTTTTGATCCATCTTATGTcctatagagtagaaatttatttctttgaataaCCTTAAATTCTTCTTATTTGTTAAGATAGGCTTATTCCTCTTTTCACAATTAGCAACATAGTTTTCCCACCATACAAGAGCATAAACCTCCATTTCAAGGCAAGCAAAGTAAACTCTTTGCACCCCGCTTACTTTATAGTTTATAAACACTAAAATATACTTCGATAAAGATACAATGGTCGCAGGTTTGAGTCCTGCTGGTTGTCCCTCAAGTTGTTTAATCCATATATCCAATGAGTCCCTCAAGTTGTTTAATCCATATATCCAATGATTCCACTTTTATTTGTCCATCAAATGAtttcatttcctctcttttttctcCTTTAAAAAGACACTTGTATTTCCGTTGTCCTCATTTGGTTCTTTCAATAAATCTTCATCTTCAATTACAATTTTTTTTGGCAAGTGCTTTAACTAAATCACATATAGTTATTTCCTTTTACCATTTTAATTAGTCAAATTCTCTTGTTGCTGCTTAAAACATTATTGATTTTCCATATGGCCTTAAATGCAGTCACTCTTTGCATTCAACTCCTTCATGGCTGCCTTTTGAGCTCTTGTTGAAACTGACATACTCTTCACAAGCCCTCAAGAATAAAATCACTCTAATCCCAAAATCGATCCCAAACTCTTTATTAGAATTCAAAAAACAACAAATTGTTTTAAATACTTGCTAATGTATATATTCCAAGATCTTGTTAGAAAGAAAAACAGTAGCTCAACCCGTGAATGCCAATTGCAGGTATAAGTTACTTTGGACATCTCAGCTCAATGAAGAATCACAGGAAGATTACAGAAAAATAAATTCATATCATTCATGTTATTATGCAAAAAAACAACTCTGAATTATTTTATGTTTGTATTCATATTACTGTCTATGAACTCTGGGTGTTGTTTTTAAACTCCCGATTTCATGACACTTATATTTTTGCACGTGGGCAATTTATACCATTTTATTTATGTTCAAGTATAATCGCCATACCTTGTGACTATAGGCTTAAATTTCCTTGTGTAACAAGCTTGTAGTCGGCTACAACTTTGTATGACATAATAGAAACTGGACAGAAAATATTGATCAAATGCCAGTGGCattaatgttgtcattttatgcAAGGTCGCCAAGAATTTTGATGATGTAAATGTTCGGGTTACTTGATTGCTGACAGTGTATATAAAGGATAACAATCTGAAGCTTTCGTACTATTGTATTGCTGACATTTTTATCAGCTGACATTGCATTCCGCTTCAATCTCGAGGTAGTAACTTTAATTTTGCCAAGTGCTATGTCAATAATAGAAACTCAACTTTTGAAGTTTCCCGAGATGCTTTCATGAAGAtgattaaaattttcatttttcaatcTAATAGCATTTTATAACAAATTAGTATACATCGCACCATCAGTGACTGATTCTCTCGTGACATTGAACGGAGCCAAATGACAGATTTCCATCTCTAGTGCTGAAAAAAATACTTCAAATATATCATGGTTAACTGTGGCCATGTGTGCTCTAGCAGCTCTTCTGGGTAGTACTCATAATAGGGATTGTCAGCGAGCTGTTATTGAATGGCATAAGTTAACTGTGGCCATGTGTGCTCTAGCAGCTCTTCTGGGTAGTACTCATAATAGGGATTGTCAGCGAGCCGTTATTGAATGGCATAAGTAATGATCGACTAATTGCATGGTTAAAATCCGTGCTGACTAAATAATGTCAAATAATGTTTCATGCTACGTTATTTCCGTCTTCAAAATTAAAGAAAGAAACTAAAAAATGAAACAAGTCCTACCAGAAACTGGAGGAGGATGTACAACCAATTCTTGGGTGCAAATATGTCTTGTCTCTGTTCTACCACAAATACTGTAGGAATCAGCAGACTTGTATCCTATACTGTGATGCTGGACATTGAGTTGTTCATTTGCATCAGGGAATTCCCTGTGAGCTGTCTTTATATGAAAAGGATGCTTTGATTCAAGTGCATTTATCTGGGGAACAGCTACTGCAGCTATTTTGTGTTCATCACAGGATAAGTTAACAGTTCGCGATGGCACCTCATGTCCTTTGGAACAGGGTGCTGTCATGTAGTGTTGTATCCATGGGCTTGCCGCAACTGTCTGAGGAGTTGAAACGCCTAGATGACATGCTCTACTGTAATTTAGCTTTAGCCAGCATCCTTTTCGCAATACTTTAAACTGTAATGAATGATATCACTTgagaatattatataatataaaaacaAACAAATTGCACGAAATGCCAATGAGCAGGGCTCTCATGGTTGGCCAGATTAAAAAAATCTTCTCATTGACCCTACATAACAACAAATAATTTGGATCAGACGATTAGATAGAAAAAATGAGAAGACCTTATTGATAGGTTTCAGATAATTGGGCGTTGATTCAGCACAATTTGGATCAGACGATTCATTCTGCTTAGGAGTCTGCCCATGAGTATCCAAGAAACGGTATTTTTTTTCATACATCTGCTCAACAAATGATGCCTCTATTGAACTTAGATATGAGCTATGCTTGTCATCTGTCCATGCTGAGTCTAAAGAATCGTCCATCTCTGTAACCTGCACTACAAAAAGTTCAGTGCATACAGATATTTCGATagcttcaaaataaataaataactcagTTTGCTTCCTTTATCTTCTTTCTAAGAGAATTTTGTTCCATGTTTTTGTGACTTACGTACTTACTGAAAATTAGAAACACATGAACAAACCTTTATTAAAAAACACAATAAACTAAAATGTTCTCAATTAAAAGCATGTACTATGTACCTCAAAAATGGATCCCTAATGTTTTTTTTGTGTCTACAATGCATTGAATTTCCGCGTAATCATCAACAAGATAGGAATGGGCTTGGCTGATAACCAAACCATGCTTTACTGACCTTTAGTCTTGATGTTTTAGAACCACTAAGGCTCTGTTTAAAATATTTTAGTGGGTGTTGCTGATGAGAATTTTAGAAGCTTTTTTAAGTAGGAAGTCTTACAGATTCTATAACAATTGACATACATAAAATTTTAATCTTCAAAATTTGAGGAACATGGTGGTCTCGTGATTATTTTTTAGCAACAAGGAATGCTAAATCTACAATGATATAGCTAAATCTAAAATCTTGGTGAAAATCTTGGTGAATGACATGTGACACTAAAAATTTAAGCAGATAAGGGAAACTTTTAGCCCCACCCAAAGACCTCCCTTAAATTTAATCTAAGGTTAAACAGTAGGAGCTCCTATTTTCTTGCACAGGATTCTAAATTATCCTGGAGCATTATTTTTTCCTCCTCATAGGACCTCCTACTCCACAAAACCAATTCTTGTAACAGCTCCATAAACCTCTCCAACTCAAACTAGCCTTTTATTTATGACCTACATCCTTTGACACATTTTCATCATAGGCTGAATACGTACTTAACACATGTTGGATTTGTTGCCTCAtgcttatttatttatgttttgacAGCTGACGCTGAATTCATATCAGGGAGTTTTTAAGCCAATTTTA
This genomic stretch from Cryptomeria japonica chromosome 8, Sugi_1.0, whole genome shotgun sequence harbors:
- the LOC131031549 gene encoding uncharacterized protein LOC131031549 gives rise to the protein MDSKRDNNVSNPFDDENAIQACCADSDDGNNSAISGHEVIEEEEDGEETEEEEDGECVAGKEGEGESSVGSMWRTNSPTGKDSPAHDSTSDSVTEMDDSLDSAWTDDKHSSYLSSIEASFVEQMYEKKYRFLDTHGQTPKQNESSDPNCAESTPNYLKPINKFKVLRKGCWLKLNYSRACHLGVSTPQTVAASPWIQHYMTAPCSKGHEVPSRTVNLSCDEHKIAAVAVPQINALESKHPFHIKTAHREFPDANEQLNVQHHSIGYKSADSYSICGRTETRHICTQELVVHPPPVSDKGVNMERNHTDMITRRQKPKIGSISCSDRDQVVPLLQSSNSADLGDCISNSNRKKSTSPNWNGKNMPVSLLVHRK